One segment of Schistocerca nitens isolate TAMUIC-IGC-003100 chromosome 3, iqSchNite1.1, whole genome shotgun sequence DNA contains the following:
- the LOC126248438 gene encoding uncharacterized protein LOC126248438 has product MPGYDPTTEDYTDIDGEEMIEDDESRSSSTVLSHAELYADDSAYMHGCGLSLICPLNAVVEYGPMPYVADPVVPAAHVIEKPPEKTSLHAEIDSFYSDLASLEQTAVTTSSEKHQMGEHTGAASETEKESMIAPATIEPSSSANSNVGGLTGSTAYQKVSAHIEGKTSEAPIGEVRKKKKPKLAPGLSLKKKDVSSLVAKWQKLQEEVRRDYKKLGDELKDK; this is encoded by the exons ATGCCAGGTTATGATCCCACAACTGAAGATTATACAGACATTGATGGTGAAGAGATGATAGAAGATGATGAATCACGCAGTAGCTCAACTGTACTATCACATGCTGAACTGTATGCAGATGATAGTGCCTATATG CATGGTTGTGGTCTTTCTCTCATATGCCCTTTAAATGCTGTTGTTGAATATGGACCAATGCCATATGTAGCAGATCCTGTGGTTCCAGCAGCACATGTCATTGAGAAACCACCAGAAAAGACTTCTCTACATGCAGAAATTGATTCATTCTATTCAGACCTAGCATCTCTTGAACAAACAGCAGTTACAACATCGTCTGAAAAACACCAAATGGGTGAGCATACAGGTGCAGCCAGTGAGACTGAAAAGGAATCAATGATAGCCCCTGCCACAATAGAACCAAGTTCTAGTGCTAATAGCAATGTTGGTGGTCTTACTGGTAGCACAGCATATCAAAAAGTATCTGCCCACATTGAAGGAAAAACGTCAGAGGCGCCTATAGGAGAAGTACGAAAGAAGAAAAAG CCAAAATTAGCACCAGGATTGTCACTAAAGAAGAAAGATGTGTCGTCACTAGTGGCTAAATGGCAGAAACTTCAGGAGGAAGTTAGAAGAGACTATAAAAAGCTCGGTGATGAACTCAAAGATAAATAG